The Arthrobacter zhaoxinii sequence CGCTGCGTCCCGTGTCCGCGTCGGTCCCCGGAACCGGGCCGGCAGGGAGAACTACGGTGGCGGACGTGCTGGTGCTGCTGCAGGCGGGGTACCCGCGTGTGTACCGGAAGGTCTGCGACGAGAAAGGCGACCTCCGCCGCTACGTAAACCTGTACCTGGACGGCGAAGATATCCGGGACCTTGACGGGGTGGCTACCGTGCTGCCGCACCACGCAGAACTCCTGGTGCTGCAGTCCATCGCCGGAGGCTAGCGGCGGCGGGTAGCACCGGCCGGTTAATCGGTTAAAAGGCAATGGGCGCTTCCGCAGTCAGCGGAAGCGCCCATTGTGCTTCGATGTCCGCTACAAGGCGGAACTATTACCGAAGACTTGCGTTGCCGTCATTAGGCCGGCAGCTGCAGGGTCTGACCGGCGAAGATCAGGTCCGGGTTGGAAACGGTGTCCAGGTTGGCGTTGTACAGCGCCTGCCAGCCACCGGCGATGCCCAGCTTCTCGGCGATGCCGGACAGGGTGTCGCCGGGCTGGATCAGGTAGGTCTCGCCGGACAGGG is a genomic window containing:
- a CDS encoding MoaD/ThiS family protein; the encoded protein is MSAPLQPDAPGRTGVELLLPAALADAAGGRRLLTLRPVSASVPGTGPAGRTTVADVLVLLQAGYPRVYRKVCDEKGDLRRYVNLYLDGEDIRDLDGVATVLPHHAELLVLQSIAGG